The Rickettsiales bacterium genome has a segment encoding these proteins:
- a CDS encoding M48 family metalloprotease produces MNPTRSFFHLFYLLLYAAVCFFSSSAHAISLIRDAEIEDTLRAYGNPIFKEAGLNPKAVHLFIVNDSSINAYVAGGQNMFIHTGLILKTDTPNMLIGVMAHETGHMAGGHLAQGTEQLKNAQMGAIISAVLGAAMVAGGGGEEGMAVMSAGQQVAMRNYLHFSRGNESAADQAALDYLDQLGISASGMLRMMEILRQDENRSYGSPDPYTRTHPLNIDRITHIRDHVMHSTIREDFEPAGFNERHARMIAKLSGFIDPPEQTLNTYPKTDHSVPARYARAIAYYRLPDLPQALAEIDSLIKESPKDPFFHELRGQILFENGRVAEALQSYARAATLLPNSPLILTDYGKVLLANQSKDNLAKAIHVLEHANILDSADPNTWHQLAQAYAQAGNMGKFYLASAEESSLEDNPGEVIRNVNLALKNLGNDRTAKLRANDLRLYAEKERQEHKEDGSQFHLSAGHG; encoded by the coding sequence ATGAATCCTACCCGTTCGTTTTTTCATCTCTTCTATCTGCTGCTATACGCGGCAGTATGTTTTTTCTCGTCCTCCGCTCATGCCATTTCACTGATACGCGATGCGGAAATTGAAGACACGTTGCGTGCGTATGGCAATCCCATTTTCAAAGAAGCAGGGCTTAACCCCAAGGCTGTGCATCTCTTCATCGTCAACGATTCCAGCATCAATGCCTATGTAGCAGGCGGACAGAATATGTTCATTCATACGGGCCTGATTCTGAAGACCGATACACCGAACATGCTTATCGGCGTTATGGCGCATGAAACCGGCCATATGGCGGGCGGCCATCTTGCGCAGGGCACGGAACAGCTTAAGAACGCGCAGATGGGAGCCATTATTTCCGCGGTTCTGGGTGCAGCGATGGTGGCTGGCGGCGGCGGCGAAGAAGGCATGGCCGTCATGAGCGCGGGCCAGCAAGTGGCTATGCGCAATTACCTGCATTTCAGCCGTGGAAATGAAAGCGCCGCAGATCAGGCGGCACTTGACTATCTCGACCAGCTCGGTATTTCCGCTTCCGGCATGCTGCGAATGATGGAAATACTCCGCCAGGATGAGAACCGCAGCTATGGCAGCCCCGATCCCTATACGCGCACCCATCCGCTTAACATCGACCGTATCACCCATATTCGCGATCACGTCATGCATTCCACTATCAGGGAAGACTTCGAGCCTGCAGGTTTTAATGAACGCCACGCCCGCATGATCGCCAAGCTCAGCGGCTTTATCGATCCGCCAGAGCAAACACTCAATACCTATCCTAAGACGGACCACTCCGTCCCTGCCCGCTATGCGCGCGCCATTGCTTATTACCGCCTTCCGGATTTGCCGCAGGCGCTTGCGGAAATCGACAGCCTTATCAAGGAGTCGCCTAAAGATCCTTTCTTCCATGAACTGCGCGGACAGATACTGTTTGAAAACGGCCGCGTCGCCGAGGCACTGCAATCTTATGCAAGAGCAGCCACTCTTCTGCCTAATTCGCCTCTGATCCTGACCGATTACGGCAAAGTGCTGCTCGCCAATCAAAGCAAAGACAATCTTGCTAAAGCTATCCATGTACTTGAACATGCCAACATCCTGGACAGCGCCGATCCTAACACCTGGCATCAGCTCGCACAGGCATATGCACAAGCTGGTAATATGGGGAAATTTTATCTGGCCTCCGCCGAAGAATCTTCACTGGAGGACAATCCAGGCGAAGTTATACGCAATGTCAATCTTGCGCTGAAGAACCTCGGCAATGACCGGACTGCAAAACTGCGGGCAAACGATCTTCGCCTTTATGCTGAAAAGGAAAGACAGGAGCATAAGGAAGATGGTTCACAATTTCATTTGAGCGCGGGACATGGATAA
- a CDS encoding YciI family protein — translation MIKYLVMTTRKPTFQQSAIEPHYAFLDELRKQGKLEYAGPFTDKTGGAYLLKVKDMEEAKSIAFRDPVYTTNSSDIKIYEWDAKA, via the coding sequence ATGATCAAATATCTCGTCATGACCACGCGCAAACCGACCTTCCAGCAATCCGCCATTGAACCGCACTATGCATTCCTGGATGAATTGCGTAAGCAGGGCAAGCTGGAATATGCCGGGCCGTTCACGGATAAAACCGGCGGTGCGTACCTGCTGAAAGTGAAAGATATGGAAGAAGCGAAGTCCATCGCGTTTCGCGATCCGGTCTACACGACCAATTCTTCCGACATTAAAATTTACGAGTGGGATGCGAAAGCCTAA
- a CDS encoding helix-turn-helix domain-containing protein: MEITRENLLALIKNGLAQNKLSISALERQAGVPKDTVRDFLRGKTQVLRADKLQKIMRVLQPEEKIHISGEAGRDAEIFPISPSASGALECPPGFSPSDVAAVRVTSDAMLPVFHEGWIIYYSSKAGSSTTEPVEGWQVPYNKTGTGPYSEFLGKPCVVKLTDGRVFLRTLKAGSEPGRYNLIAYNASDITNVEVAWAAKIVFIKT; the protein is encoded by the coding sequence ATGGAAATTACTCGTGAAAATTTGTTAGCACTCATCAAGAACGGACTTGCGCAGAACAAGCTGAGCATCTCCGCACTTGAACGCCAGGCCGGTGTTCCCAAGGACACGGTGCGGGATTTTCTGCGCGGGAAAACTCAGGTATTGCGTGCGGACAAATTGCAGAAGATCATGCGCGTCCTGCAGCCGGAAGAAAAAATTCATATCTCTGGCGAAGCCGGACGCGACGCAGAAATTTTTCCCATCTCACCGAGCGCATCTGGCGCACTTGAATGCCCGCCGGGATTCTCTCCTTCCGACGTTGCAGCAGTGCGCGTAACTTCCGATGCCATGCTTCCCGTCTTCCATGAAGGCTGGATTATTTATTACAGCAGCAAGGCTGGCTCAAGCACGACTGAACCGGTTGAGGGCTGGCAGGTCCCCTATAACAAAACCGGTACCGGACCGTATTCAGAGTTTCTCGGCAAACCCTGTGTGGTGAAGCTGACGGATGGACGGGTTTTTCTGCGTACACTGAAAGCTGGCAGCGAACCGGGGCGCTATAATCTTATCGCTTATAATGCGAGCGACATTACGAATGTGGAAGTCGCCTGGGCTGCAAAAATCGTCTTTATCAAGACGTAA
- the trpA gene encoding tryptophan synthase subunit alpha codes for MSGRIEQKFASLAAAKRKALITFIMGGDPTPEASSAILAGLPGAGADIIEVGMPFSDPMADGPTIEAAGLRALAAGMTLKKVLAQVETFRKQDTTTPIILMGYYNPVYAYGVERFCQDAQKAGADGVILVDLPPEEENEFIDTANQHGIRLIRLIAPTTDDNRLAAIGQNAGGFLYYISVTGITGGKSADMESLKTRVHHLKSKTTLPVAVGFGIKTPQQAAQVAAFSDAVVVGSVLVDYIAKGNPAEALGFVSSLKKAMEP; via the coding sequence ATGAGCGGGCGCATTGAACAAAAATTCGCTTCGCTTGCTGCTGCAAAACGTAAAGCGCTGATAACGTTTATTATGGGCGGCGATCCTACACCGGAAGCATCTTCTGCCATACTTGCAGGCTTGCCTGGAGCAGGTGCTGATATTATTGAAGTCGGCATGCCGTTTTCTGACCCGATGGCAGATGGTCCAACGATTGAGGCTGCAGGCCTGCGTGCACTTGCTGCAGGCATGACGCTTAAGAAAGTGCTGGCGCAGGTAGAAACATTCCGCAAGCAGGATACCACCACTCCCATTATTCTTATGGGCTATTACAATCCGGTTTATGCTTACGGCGTGGAGCGCTTCTGCCAGGATGCGCAAAAAGCAGGTGCCGACGGCGTGATTCTGGTCGACCTGCCCCCGGAAGAAGAAAACGAGTTTATCGACACGGCAAACCAGCATGGCATTCGTCTCATTCGTTTGATTGCTCCGACAACGGATGATAACCGTCTTGCGGCCATCGGCCAGAATGCAGGCGGATTTCTTTATTATATTTCCGTGACCGGTATCACGGGCGGCAAGTCCGCCGATATGGAGTCGCTTAAGACTCGTGTGCATCATTTGAAGTCAAAGACAACGCTTCCCGTTGCCGTCGGATTTGGGATTAAGACACCGCAGCAGGCTGCGCAGGTCGCTGCGTTCAGCGATGCCGTCGTCGTCGGCTCGGTGCTTGTGGATTATATCGCTAAAGGCAACCCAGCAGAAGCACTTGGATTTGTCAGCTCACTTAAGAAAGCCATGGAGCCGTAA
- a CDS encoding ABC transporter substrate-binding protein has translation MRAKRWLAVLVVVFAGMFSASVYADDKADASAFVNNLGKQALSVVKGSQSDQEKESALEKMFQENVDIDWIAKFVVGRNWKAATPEQQQKYLANYKAFLIAHYTSDFAKFTNANFEVTRVVPDNRGGQTVTMRIKRPQQEDVIAEYTVKKNDAGQFKVYDIIVEGVSMITTQRSDFSSAIAQNGFDYLINQLGERSKTKQ, from the coding sequence ATGCGTGCAAAGCGTTGGCTTGCGGTTTTAGTGGTAGTGTTTGCGGGAATGTTTTCCGCATCTGTTTATGCAGATGACAAGGCGGACGCAAGCGCGTTCGTCAATAACCTGGGCAAGCAGGCATTGTCTGTTGTGAAAGGATCGCAGAGCGATCAGGAAAAGGAATCGGCACTGGAAAAAATGTTCCAGGAAAATGTCGATATCGACTGGATTGCAAAATTCGTAGTCGGCCGTAACTGGAAGGCGGCAACCCCGGAACAGCAGCAGAAATATCTTGCGAACTATAAAGCGTTTCTGATTGCGCATTACACGTCGGATTTTGCGAAGTTTACGAATGCGAATTTTGAAGTTACGCGCGTAGTGCCGGACAACAGAGGCGGGCAGACAGTGACGATGCGTATTAAGCGTCCGCAGCAGGAAGATGTAATTGCAGAATATACCGTGAAGAAAAACGATGCGGGACAGTTCAAGGTGTATGACATCATTGTTGAAGGTGTCAGCATGATTACGACCCAGCGTTCGGACTTTTCTTCCGCCATTGCACAGAACGGGTTCGATTACCTGATCAATCAGCTGGGTGAACGCAGCAAGACCAAGCAATAA
- a CDS encoding VTT domain-containing protein: protein MDVYTLILINSFKSAIAFSTVSENAWFAAVQFGSHNLWFATFAAVIGSACGALLNFTLGYYVGGKRGDWFAFSEQWYQRITRYNNYTMFVLMVPFSAIPVIGTFFNLYILIAGFLRIAPRRAIALIVTGRILYYLLCLAGVNV, encoded by the coding sequence ATGGACGTTTATACACTGATCCTCATAAACAGTTTTAAATCCGCCATTGCCTTTTCTACGGTGTCGGAAAATGCATGGTTTGCAGCCGTGCAGTTCGGCAGCCATAATCTCTGGTTTGCCACATTTGCAGCGGTGATCGGATCAGCATGTGGCGCACTGCTGAATTTTACTCTGGGTTATTATGTCGGCGGCAAACGTGGCGACTGGTTTGCGTTTAGCGAGCAATGGTATCAGCGCATAACACGCTATAACAATTATACCATGTTCGTATTGATGGTTCCGTTCTCCGCTATTCCGGTCATTGGGACGTTTTTCAATCTTTATATATTGATTGCCGGATTCCTGCGCATAGCGCCGCGAAGAGCAATTGCGCTGATTGTAACAGGAAGAATATTATACTATCTGCTGTGCCTGGCGGGCGTTAACGTATAA
- the trpB gene encoding tryptophan synthase subunit beta, protein MPNVLKNDLTVPDASGHFGIYGGRFVAETLMPLILEVEKAYEQAKSDPTFQQELDYYFTHYIGRPSPLYYAPRLSEHCGGAKIYLKREELNHTGAHKVNNCIGQALIAKRMGKKRIIAETGAGQHGVATATVCALFGLECIIYMGARDIERQMPNVFRMKLLGAKVVPVESGSRTLKDAMNEALRDWVSNVHDTFYLIGTAAGPHPYPAMVRDFQAVIGRETREQIMAVEKRLPDTLVACIGGGSNAIGLFHPFIEDKDVKMIGVEAAGHGIDTDKHAASIARGRAGVLHGSRTYLLQDEDGQILEAHSISAGLDYPGVGPEHSWLNDTGRVQYVSITDDEALQAFQLCAKLEGIIPALESSHAIAHVLKIAPTLPRDHLIVVNLSGRGDKDIFTVANALGVKI, encoded by the coding sequence ATGCCCAATGTGTTAAAAAATGACTTGACCGTGCCGGATGCTTCCGGCCACTTCGGAATTTACGGCGGACGCTTCGTCGCCGAGACACTTATGCCGCTCATTCTTGAAGTGGAAAAGGCGTACGAGCAAGCCAAGAGCGATCCTACGTTCCAGCAGGAACTCGATTATTATTTTACACATTATATCGGCCGCCCGAGCCCACTTTATTATGCACCGCGCCTGAGTGAACATTGCGGCGGAGCGAAAATTTATCTTAAGCGTGAGGAACTGAACCATACCGGCGCGCACAAGGTCAATAACTGTATCGGTCAGGCGCTGATTGCCAAGCGCATGGGCAAGAAGCGCATCATCGCGGAAACCGGCGCGGGCCAGCATGGCGTTGCAACGGCGACCGTCTGCGCACTGTTCGGCCTTGAGTGTATTATCTATATGGGCGCGCGCGACATTGAACGACAGATGCCCAACGTGTTCCGCATGAAACTGCTCGGTGCGAAAGTCGTACCGGTGGAAAGCGGATCGCGCACGTTGAAGGATGCGATGAACGAAGCGCTGCGCGACTGGGTCAGCAATGTACATGATACATTCTATCTGATCGGCACCGCCGCAGGCCCCCACCCTTACCCCGCCATGGTGCGTGATTTCCAGGCTGTGATAGGCCGTGAAACGCGCGAACAGATCATGGCAGTGGAAAAGCGCCTGCCTGATACGCTGGTTGCCTGCATCGGCGGCGGCTCCAATGCGATCGGGCTGTTCCACCCGTTCATCGAAGACAAAGATGTTAAAATGATCGGCGTTGAAGCGGCGGGTCATGGAATTGACACGGATAAGCATGCTGCCTCCATTGCACGCGGACGCGCCGGTGTGCTGCATGGCAGCCGCACTTACCTGCTGCAGGATGAAGACGGCCAGATTCTGGAAGCACATTCCATTTCTGCAGGGCTTGATTATCCCGGCGTCGGACCCGAGCATTCCTGGCTCAATGACACAGGACGTGTGCAATATGTTTCCATCACGGATGACGAAGCGCTGCAGGCGTTCCAGCTCTGTGCGAAGCTGGAAGGTATCATTCCCGCGCTGGAATCAAGCCACGCGATTGCGCATGTTTTGAAAATCGCCCCCACGCTGCCGCGCGACCACCTGATCGTGGTGAACCTTTCGGGACGCGGCGACAAAGACATTTTTACCGTAGCGAACGCTTTGGGAGTGAAGATATGA
- the trxA gene encoding thioredoxin TrxA, which translates to MTVHINDADFEKDVLKANGPVLVDFWAEWCGPCKQIAPILDEIAGEMKGKVTVAKVNIDKNPETPQKYGVRGIPTLILFKDGKAVSTKVGSMPKSKLVEWLESVA; encoded by the coding sequence ATGACTGTACATATAAATGATGCCGATTTTGAAAAAGACGTATTGAAAGCTAACGGCCCAGTGCTGGTGGATTTCTGGGCGGAATGGTGCGGCCCCTGCAAGCAGATCGCTCCGATTCTCGACGAGATCGCTGGCGAGATGAAAGGCAAGGTCACTGTTGCCAAAGTGAACATCGACAAGAACCCCGAAACACCGCAAAAATATGGCGTGCGTGGTATTCCCACCCTGATCCTGTTTAAGGACGGCAAAGCTGTTTCGACCAAGGTGGGCTCCATGCCCAAGAGCAAGCTGGTCGAGTGGCTTGAATCGGTTGCTTAA
- a CDS encoding VacJ family lipoprotein has product MNGNENGRNFASKVAIAGLLLLATTVLSACAEKKAGEPLKVDLADNNKAAAQQDREEPTPQDRDALEPLNRGIFKFNEVLDGVLLKPLAHIYLGVMPEYGQKMVRNVLTNLTSPVVFLNSALQGDVNNAERTFGRFVVNSTLGVAGAFDVATEFGIKKERRKDFGQTMGVYGAGTGTYIVLPVLGPSDARDTLGLLVDIASDPFTYILTTNESLARGAVDGLVKRADYLPVTDRVYRDSFDPYATFRSMYLQNRGSFVKNYLGDDAREQK; this is encoded by the coding sequence ATGAACGGAAATGAAAACGGGCGGAATTTTGCCAGCAAAGTTGCTATCGCTGGTCTTCTGCTTTTAGCTACAACGGTATTGTCGGCCTGTGCAGAAAAGAAAGCGGGAGAACCTCTCAAGGTAGACCTTGCGGATAATAATAAGGCTGCAGCTCAGCAGGATCGCGAAGAACCCACTCCGCAGGATCGGGACGCGCTGGAACCCCTGAACCGTGGCATCTTCAAGTTTAACGAAGTGCTGGACGGCGTGCTGTTAAAGCCGCTTGCGCATATTTATCTCGGCGTCATGCCGGAATACGGCCAGAAGATGGTCAGGAACGTGCTGACCAACCTGACTTCGCCGGTCGTATTCCTGAACTCGGCGCTGCAGGGTGACGTCAATAACGCTGAGCGCACATTCGGTCGCTTTGTCGTGAACTCCACACTCGGCGTGGCCGGTGCGTTCGACGTGGCTACGGAATTCGGCATCAAGAAAGAGCGCCGCAAGGATTTTGGCCAGACGATGGGCGTCTATGGCGCCGGTACGGGAACCTATATCGTATTGCCGGTACTCGGTCCGTCCGATGCGCGTGATACGCTCGGTCTGCTGGTCGACATCGCATCCGATCCGTTCACCTATATCCTGACGACGAACGAGTCGCTCGCGCGCGGCGCGGTGGACGGTCTCGTGAAGCGTGCGGATTACCTGCCGGTCACGGATCGCGTTTACCGCGACTCCTTCGATCCGTATGCGACATTCCGCAGCATGTATCTGCAGAACCGTGGCAGCTTCGTGAAGAACTATCTCGGGGATGATGCGCGGGAGCAAAAATAG
- a CDS encoding glutamine synthetase: protein MFTPVIATEIEFYLHGADEKFTPEQIITLVKEGCDKACIWLASAEQERGRNQYEIALNPSPDYKSVATATEYFKTVLADTFLPHGIKDDFSAKPLPDQPGSGLHIHLHLEDTQGVNIFTRENDVFSAPLLHAMGGLLAGMNPNMMVFAPYPESYLRFTGKSNAPTTVSWGTNNRTTALRLPNKPLNNKHIEHRVAGSDANILQVIEVILAGAFYGIEKRCNPGEPIYGDASLPQYNLPLLARNIEEAAKYREEAANNVKASTDY from the coding sequence ATGTTTACGCCGGTCATAGCGACGGAAATAGAATTTTACCTGCATGGCGCAGATGAAAAATTCACGCCGGAACAAATCATAACATTGGTAAAAGAAGGCTGTGATAAAGCCTGTATCTGGCTTGCTTCCGCCGAGCAGGAGCGCGGGCGCAATCAATACGAAATAGCGCTGAATCCTTCCCCTGATTATAAGTCAGTTGCAACTGCGACAGAATATTTCAAAACCGTGCTTGCGGATACATTCCTGCCCCACGGAATCAAGGATGATTTCTCCGCGAAGCCGCTACCGGATCAGCCGGGCAGCGGATTGCATATCCACCTGCATTTGGAAGATACACAGGGAGTGAATATTTTCACTCGCGAGAACGATGTTTTCAGCGCGCCGCTTTTGCATGCTATGGGTGGACTGTTGGCAGGAATGAATCCGAATATGATGGTGTTTGCACCTTACCCTGAATCTTATTTGCGTTTCACGGGAAAATCCAATGCGCCTACAACAGTAAGCTGGGGTACGAACAATCGTACCACCGCTTTGCGTCTTCCCAATAAACCGCTTAACAACAAACATATTGAGCATCGTGTGGCCGGAAGCGATGCGAATATACTGCAGGTCATAGAAGTCATTCTGGCTGGCGCTTTCTATGGAATTGAGAAGCGCTGCAATCCTGGCGAGCCGATCTATGGCGACGCTTCGCTGCCGCAATATAACCTGCCGTTGCTGGCCAGAAACATCGAGGAAGCTGCAAAATACCGGGAAGAGGCTGCCAACAATGTGAAAGCCTCAACAGATTATTGA